From one Nycticebus coucang isolate mNycCou1 chromosome 14, mNycCou1.pri, whole genome shotgun sequence genomic stretch:
- the LOC128564632 gene encoding olfactory receptor 52D1-like, translated as MPPLNASRPSPVTFLLLGIPGLEHLHVWIGIPFCSMYVVAVVGNVTILAVVRTERSLHEPMFLFLCMLSVTDLVLSTSTLPRMLCLFWLGVHDIAFDACLAQMFFIHSFTAMESGFFLAMAIDRYVAICDPLRHATILTHGRIITMGIIVVCRGVAFFSPHPILLKKLPYCRTRVISHTYCEFMAVVKLACMDVGATKSYSLSMASIIGSCDAVLIAVSYAFILRSVFRLPSREASFKALGTCGSHVSVILVFYSTAGFSIFTHRFGKNVPEHIHIFIANMYLLVPPFLNPIVYGVRTKKIREHVLRTLRVKVA; from the coding sequence atgcccCCTCTCAACGCTTCTCGTCCCTCCCCTGTCACCTTCTTGCTTCTGGGCATCCCAGGACTAGAGCACCTGCACGTCTGGATCGGGATTCCCTTCTGCTCCATGTACGTGGTGGCCGTGGTGGGGAATGTGACCATCCTGGCCGTGGTGAGGACAGAGCGAAGCCTCCACGAGCCTATGTTCCTGTTTCTGTGCATGCTGTCGGTCACTGACCTGGTCCTCTCCACGTCTACTCTACCCCGCATGCTCTGCCTCTTCTGGCTCGGGGTCCATGACATTGCCTTTGATGCTTGTCTGGCCCAAATGTTCTTCATCCACAGCTTTACTGCCATGGAGTCAGGATTCTTCCTGGCCATGGCCATTGACCGTTATGTGGCCATCTGTGACCCGCTGCGCCATGCCACCATTCTCACTCATGGTCGCATCATCACGATGGGTATCATTGTGGTGTGCCGGGGCGTAgccttcttttctccacatcccatcCTGCTCAAAAAGCTGCCCTACTGTAGAACTCGAGTCATTTCCCACACCTACTGTGAGTTCATGGCTGTGGTGAAGCTGGCGTGTATGGACGTAGGAGCCACCAAGAGTTACAGCCTCAGCATGGCTTCCATCATCGGTTCGTGTGACGCGGTTCTCATCGCTGTGTCCTACGCCTTCATCCTACGCTCTGTATTCCGCCTGCCATCCCGAGAAGCTAGTTTTAAGGCTTTGGGTACGTGTGGCTCCCATGTCTCTGTCATTCTTGTTTTCTATTCCACAGCTGGCTTTTCCATTTTCACTCACCGTTTTGGGAAAAATGTGCCTgaacatattcatatttttattgcaaATATGTACCTTTTAGTGCCCCCTTTTCTCAACCCTATCGTGTATGGAGTAAGGACTAAGAAAATACGGGAGCATGTTCTTAGAACGTTAAGGGTCAAAGTTGCCTGA